In the Sediminibacter sp. Hel_I_10 genome, one interval contains:
- a CDS encoding ABC transporter ATP-binding protein produces MEKQKKKAFDLTLFKRLLQYIHPYKSIFVGSLICVIGLAAFGALRPLVLQRAIDQHVAIKAYDGFMLLIIVMIALLVLEVVSQLLFIYFASVLGQSVVKDIRVKLYNHVLRFRMKYYDSSSVGVLITRTVTDMERIADIFGQGLFMIFSDVLKMLVVGGVMFYINWKLSMIAFVTMPIVLFATKIFQKYMKRAFEEVRNEVSNLNSFVQERITGMKILQLFTREATELKKFKAINERHKKGWLKTVWYNSVFFPIADLLSSITLGTIIWVGGLMVFVGNTATEGDLFAFIMFVPMLFRPLNQIANKFNTLQMGMVAADRVFKVLDTTSQIDDVGTVEASEFKGDIKFNDVYFSYVDDEEVLKGISLEVEAGQTIAIVGSTGAGKSTIINLLNRFYDIQKGTIYIDGTDIKSMTLKSLRAQIAVVLQDVFLFADTILNNITLKDERISEADVMQAAKDIGIHDFIMSLPNGYHYNVKERGVMLSSGQRQLISFLRAYVTNPSILILDEATSSVDSYSEQLIQDATDKITKGRTSIVIAHRLATVQQADQILVMDAGQIVERGSHKELLQVENGYYRNLYEVQFLRAEAV; encoded by the coding sequence ATGGAGAAACAAAAGAAAAAAGCGTTTGACCTAACCTTGTTTAAAAGGTTGCTACAATACATTCATCCTTACAAATCTATTTTTGTAGGATCTTTAATCTGTGTGATAGGTCTTGCTGCTTTTGGCGCATTACGGCCATTAGTATTGCAGAGGGCTATCGATCAACATGTGGCAATTAAAGCCTATGACGGCTTTATGCTTTTGATCATTGTCATGATAGCACTTCTTGTATTGGAAGTCGTGAGTCAGTTGCTGTTTATATACTTTGCTAGTGTGTTAGGGCAATCTGTAGTAAAGGATATTCGTGTTAAATTATATAACCATGTCTTGAGATTTCGAATGAAATATTATGACTCCTCTTCGGTAGGTGTGCTAATTACAAGAACAGTGACAGATATGGAACGTATTGCAGACATCTTTGGTCAAGGTTTGTTTATGATTTTTAGTGACGTTCTCAAAATGTTGGTTGTTGGTGGTGTGATGTTTTATATCAATTGGAAACTGAGTATGATTGCATTTGTGACCATGCCAATTGTGCTCTTTGCTACCAAGATTTTTCAGAAGTACATGAAACGTGCTTTTGAGGAAGTAAGAAATGAAGTGTCCAATCTCAATTCTTTTGTTCAAGAACGTATAACGGGAATGAAAATCTTGCAATTATTTACAAGAGAAGCTACCGAATTAAAGAAATTTAAGGCCATTAATGAGCGTCACAAGAAGGGCTGGTTAAAAACCGTTTGGTACAACTCTGTGTTTTTTCCAATTGCCGATTTGTTATCATCTATTACCTTAGGAACCATCATCTGGGTTGGTGGATTAATGGTGTTTGTAGGTAATACTGCAACAGAGGGAGACTTGTTTGCATTTATCATGTTTGTACCGATGTTGTTTAGGCCTTTAAATCAAATTGCCAATAAGTTCAATACCTTACAAATGGGTATGGTTGCAGCAGACCGTGTTTTTAAGGTTTTGGATACCACATCTCAAATTGATGATGTTGGGACTGTAGAGGCTTCAGAGTTTAAGGGAGATATTAAGTTTAATGATGTGTATTTTTCTTATGTGGACGATGAAGAAGTGCTGAAAGGGATTTCGTTAGAAGTAGAGGCCGGCCAAACCATTGCTATTGTTGGCTCTACTGGAGCAGGTAAATCGACCATTATCAATTTACTGAACCGGTTTTATGATATCCAAAAAGGGACCATATATATTGACGGGACCGATATTAAAAGTATGACCTTAAAATCTCTAAGAGCGCAAATCGCAGTAGTGTTGCAGGATGTGTTTTTATTTGCAGATACCATCTTAAATAATATCACGCTTAAAGATGAGCGCATTTCTGAAGCGGATGTCATGCAGGCTGCTAAAGACATTGGCATTCATGATTTTATTATGAGCTTGCCCAATGGATATCATTATAACGTCAAAGAGCGTGGGGTAATGTTGTCTTCTGGACAGCGTCAATTGATTTCCTTTTTAAGAGCTTACGTAACCAATCCTAGCATTTTAATTTTGGATGAGGCTACATCTTCTGTAGATTCCTATTCTGAACAGTTGATTCAAGATGCTACAGATAAGATTACCAAAGGCAGAACGTCTATCGTTATTGCGCATCGTTTGGCAACAGTACAGCAGGCCGATCAAATTCTAGTTATGGATGCTGGTCAAATTGTAGAGAGAGGATCTCATAAAGAGCTGCTTCAAGTAGAAAATGGGTATTATCGGAATCTTTACGAAGTTCAATTTTTGAGAGCAGAGGCGGTTTAG
- the proS gene encoding proline--tRNA ligase: MSKNLTSRSEDYSKWYNELVVKADLAENSAVRGCMVIKPYGYAIWEKMQAELDRMFKETGHQNAYFPLFVPKSLFEAEEKNAEGFAKECAVVTHYRLQNDPDNPGKLRVDPEAKLEEELVVRPTSEAIIWNTYRGWIQSYRDLPLLINQWANVVRWEMRTRLFLRTAEFLWQEGHTAHATKQEAIAEAEQMNGIYAEFAEQFMAIPVIKGLKSESERFAGAVETYCIEALMQDGKALQAGTSHFLGQNFAKAFDVKFANNEGKQEYVWATSWGVSTRLMGALIMTHSDDKGLVLPPNLAPSQVVIVPIYKNDEQLATITEKANSIISALKVLGVSCKFDGRTTHRPGAKFAQHELQGVPLRIAIGPKDLENNTVELARRDTLSKEIVSFEGLEQNVEALLKTIQDELFSKALSFRDEHITEVNDFEEFKAVLNTKTGFVSAHWDGTVETEKEIKELTKATIRCIPMDNKKEDGICVYSGKPSTQRVLFAKAY; the protein is encoded by the coding sequence ATGAGCAAAAACCTTACAAGTAGAAGTGAAGATTATTCCAAATGGTACAATGAATTGGTTGTAAAGGCCGATCTCGCTGAAAATTCTGCAGTACGGGGTTGTATGGTTATCAAGCCATATGGTTATGCAATCTGGGAGAAAATGCAAGCGGAATTAGATAGAATGTTCAAAGAAACGGGGCATCAAAATGCCTATTTTCCATTATTTGTACCGAAAAGTCTTTTTGAAGCTGAAGAAAAAAATGCTGAGGGTTTTGCTAAGGAATGCGCTGTTGTAACCCATTATCGATTACAGAATGATCCTGATAACCCAGGAAAGCTAAGAGTTGATCCCGAAGCAAAGTTAGAGGAGGAGCTTGTGGTGCGACCAACGAGTGAAGCCATTATTTGGAACACTTATAGAGGGTGGATACAGAGTTATAGAGATTTGCCGCTGTTGATTAATCAATGGGCTAACGTGGTAAGATGGGAAATGCGTACCAGATTATTTTTAAGAACTGCGGAGTTTTTATGGCAAGAAGGGCATACGGCACATGCAACAAAACAGGAAGCTATTGCAGAGGCAGAACAAATGAATGGTATTTATGCCGAATTTGCCGAGCAGTTTATGGCTATTCCAGTGATAAAAGGTCTTAAATCTGAAAGTGAACGTTTTGCAGGTGCAGTAGAAACGTATTGTATTGAAGCGTTAATGCAGGACGGAAAGGCGCTACAAGCAGGAACATCACATTTTTTAGGTCAGAACTTCGCCAAGGCTTTTGATGTTAAGTTTGCGAACAATGAAGGCAAGCAAGAATATGTTTGGGCAACCTCTTGGGGGGTGTCTACACGTCTTATGGGCGCTTTAATCATGACGCATAGTGATGATAAGGGTCTGGTATTACCTCCAAATTTGGCGCCTTCTCAAGTGGTGATTGTACCTATATATAAAAATGACGAGCAATTGGCGACTATTACCGAAAAAGCCAATTCTATAATCAGCGCCCTTAAGGTTTTGGGGGTAAGCTGTAAGTTTGATGGTAGAACAACACACCGTCCCGGAGCTAAATTTGCACAGCACGAGCTTCAAGGAGTGCCTTTGCGAATAGCGATTGGACCAAAAGACCTTGAAAATAATACAGTGGAGCTAGCGAGGCGAGATACGCTTTCTAAGGAAATTGTTTCCTTTGAAGGGTTAGAGCAGAACGTGGAAGCCTTATTGAAGACCATTCAAGATGAACTTTTCTCAAAAGCCTTGTCCTTTAGAGATGAACATATCACTGAAGTGAATGATTTTGAGGAATTCAAAGCGGTTTTAAACACAAAAACAGGGTTTGTATCTGCGCATTGGGATGGTACTGTAGAGACTGAAAAAGAGATTAAGGAATTGACAAAAGCAACGATTAGATGCATCCCTATGGACAATAAAAAGGAAGATGGTATCTGTGTTTACAGTGGGAAGCCATCGACTCAGCGAGTGCTTTTTGCAAAAGCTTATTAA
- the rho gene encoding transcription termination factor Rho, with protein sequence MFEISELKAKKLPELQGIAQKLNVPKYRTMKKLDLVYQILDLQAANPDKVKSEVIEADSPKETASTDTASKSNDDSKKPAPQKKPRQAKPRTQPKKEDKTSQQKTEPTDKDGNNNGPSKASPEEKKDTRSNHPKSSNSSNNQDKRTSNQNDNKSKPNPRPKNSNDNKGNSRSKDGNTNSNSSNNNNNNHKNNGNKDTRNRYREPDFEFDAIIQSEGVLDIMQDGYGFLRSSDYNYLSSPDDIYVSQSQIRLFGLKTGDTVLGHVRPPKEGEKYFPLIRVSKINGQKPEVVRDRVSFEHLTPLFPQEKFNIAEKQSTISTRIMDLFSPIGKGQRGMIVSQPKTGKTMLLKDVANAIAANHPEVYQMILLIDERPEEVTDMQRNVRGEVIASTFDKEAHEHVKIANIVLEKAKRLVECGHDVVILLDSITRLARAYNTVQPASGKILSGGVDANALHKPKRFFGAARNIENGGSLTIIATALTETGSKMDEVIFEEFKGTGNMELQLDRKISNRRIFPAIDLTSSSTRRDDILLDETTIQRMWVMRKYLADMNPVEAMEFINDRFKQTKNNEEFLISMNG encoded by the coding sequence ATGTTCGAAATTTCCGAATTAAAAGCAAAAAAGCTTCCTGAACTTCAAGGCATAGCTCAAAAACTAAATGTGCCTAAGTACCGCACAATGAAAAAATTGGACTTGGTATATCAAATATTAGATCTCCAAGCGGCCAATCCTGATAAAGTCAAAAGTGAAGTTATTGAAGCGGATAGTCCCAAAGAAACTGCGTCTACAGACACTGCTTCTAAAAGCAATGATGATAGCAAAAAACCAGCTCCGCAGAAAAAACCAAGACAGGCGAAACCAAGAACTCAGCCCAAGAAAGAAGATAAGACTTCTCAGCAAAAAACGGAGCCAACCGATAAAGATGGAAATAATAACGGACCAAGCAAAGCTAGTCCAGAGGAGAAAAAGGACACCAGATCAAATCATCCAAAATCTTCGAACAGCTCCAACAATCAAGATAAAAGGACTTCTAATCAAAACGATAATAAGTCTAAGCCAAATCCGCGCCCGAAGAATTCTAACGATAACAAAGGAAATTCTCGCTCAAAGGATGGCAATACCAACTCTAACAGCAGCAATAATAACAACAATAACCATAAAAATAACGGCAATAAGGATACCCGAAACCGTTATAGAGAACCTGATTTTGAATTTGATGCCATCATCCAAAGCGAAGGTGTTTTAGACATTATGCAAGATGGTTATGGCTTTTTAAGATCTTCTGATTACAATTACCTATCCTCTCCTGATGATATTTATGTATCACAATCCCAAATACGTTTATTCGGTTTAAAAACCGGAGACACTGTTTTAGGTCATGTGCGTCCTCCAAAAGAAGGAGAAAAATATTTCCCGTTAATTCGTGTGAGTAAAATTAATGGTCAAAAACCTGAAGTGGTTAGGGATCGTGTTTCTTTTGAACATTTGACACCTTTGTTTCCACAGGAAAAATTCAATATCGCTGAAAAGCAAAGTACCATTTCAACACGTATCATGGATTTGTTCTCTCCTATTGGAAAAGGACAACGTGGTATGATTGTGTCTCAACCAAAAACGGGTAAGACCATGTTATTAAAAGATGTGGCCAATGCTATTGCAGCAAATCATCCTGAAGTCTATCAAATGATTTTATTGATAGATGAACGCCCTGAAGAGGTCACAGATATGCAACGTAATGTAAGAGGTGAAGTTATTGCCTCTACCTTTGATAAAGAGGCACACGAGCATGTTAAAATTGCTAATATCGTATTGGAAAAAGCAAAACGTTTAGTAGAATGTGGTCATGATGTTGTGATTCTTTTGGATTCTATCACACGTTTGGCCCGAGCTTATAACACCGTACAACCTGCTTCTGGTAAAATTTTAAGTGGTGGTGTTGATGCCAACGCACTGCACAAACCAAAACGATTTTTTGGTGCCGCTCGTAACATTGAGAACGGTGGATCTTTAACCATCATTGCAACAGCACTTACAGAAACTGGTTCTAAAATGGACGAAGTGATCTTTGAAGAGTTTAAAGGTACAGGAAACATGGAACTACAATTGGATCGTAAAATATCGAACCGAAGAATTTTCCCTGCTATTGATTTGACCTCTTCAAGTACAAGAAGAGATGATATTTTACTTGACGAGACCACCATTCAAAGAATGTGGGTGATGCGTAAATACTTAGCAGACATGAATCCAGTAGAAGCTATGGAATTCATTAATGATCGCTTTAAGCAAACAAAAAACAACGAAGAGTTCTTAATATCCATGAATGGATAA
- a CDS encoding DUF4293 domain-containing protein codes for MIQRIQTVYLLLAAVASAGLIFVFHLWTNSKEVAVYAMDDMLYLGLFLGSALLSIISIFNYKKRKFQFVLGRLNIILNFILLGIFVYQLLMPPGESDISEKGVGIFIPILSIVLLVLANKAIKKDEDLVKSVDRLR; via the coding sequence ATGATTCAACGCATACAAACGGTTTATTTATTATTGGCGGCAGTGGCATCTGCTGGCTTGATTTTCGTTTTCCATCTATGGACCAATAGTAAGGAGGTTGCCGTTTATGCTATGGATGACATGCTGTATTTAGGTTTATTTCTAGGTTCTGCATTGCTATCCATAATTTCAATTTTTAATTATAAAAAAAGGAAGTTTCAATTTGTATTGGGACGTCTTAATATCATATTAAACTTTATTTTGTTAGGCATATTTGTTTATCAACTGCTAATGCCACCTGGAGAGAGTGATATCTCGGAGAAAGGTGTTGGGATTTTTATTCCTATTTTATCTATCGTGTTGTTGGTTTTGGCCAACAAGGCCATAAAAAAGGATGAAGATCTTGTAAAATCTGTGGATCGATTACGATGA
- a CDS encoding metallophosphoesterase — MKKILLLSDTHSYIDEVILKYVKQADEVWHAGDIGDLKVTDAIKALKPLRAVYGNIDGTTARAEFSENSRFLCEDVEVFITHIGGYPPKYNMRTRDLIKAHPPRLFICGHSHILKVMPDKRYNLIHMNPGAIGTHGFHKVRTMIRFTIDGKKIENLEVIEFPK; from the coding sequence TTGAAAAAAATTCTCTTACTTTCTGATACGCACAGTTATATTGATGAAGTCATTTTAAAATATGTGAAGCAAGCCGACGAAGTATGGCATGCTGGAGACATTGGAGATTTAAAGGTAACAGATGCCATTAAGGCTTTAAAACCGCTAAGAGCGGTATACGGAAATATTGATGGCACAACGGCAAGAGCAGAATTTTCTGAGAACAGCAGGTTTCTATGCGAGGATGTGGAGGTGTTTATAACGCATATTGGAGGCTATCCACCAAAATACAATATGAGAACGCGAGATCTCATTAAAGCACATCCACCGCGACTATTTATTTGCGGCCATTCACATATCTTGAAAGTGATGCCAGATAAACGCTACAACTTGATCCACATGAATCCTGGAGCCATAGGAACTCATGGTTTTCATAAAGTGAGAACTATGATCAGGTTTACGATTGATGGTAAAAAAATTGAGAATTTAGAAGTTATAGAGTTTCCGAAGTAG
- a CDS encoding DUF3667 domain-containing protein yields the protein MHCKNCHSQLPSNSDYCNLCGGKVIRNRLTFKNLFEHFTETFFNYDNKLLRTFIDMFKKPEVVIDTYVQGVRKRYVNPVSFFGIILTINGLNIFIISKFFKKYLDASQMMGNIASAENEATRKIMSITSDFSLEYGSLFFSLLIPLAALVGLIVFYNKKYNYTEHVILYLYSMSVYSILSVVFGLLVLLTLPNKYMSFAIVMYIFIFVYHCYIFKRLFNLSIKQLILKILLFSVVFFFFYIGISILVTILLFLTGTLNLEDFVPKKN from the coding sequence ATGCATTGTAAAAACTGCCATAGCCAACTACCTTCTAACAGTGACTACTGCAACCTTTGTGGTGGGAAAGTGATAAGAAACCGACTAACTTTTAAAAATCTTTTTGAACATTTTACCGAAACCTTTTTCAACTACGATAATAAATTGTTGCGCACATTTATTGACATGTTCAAAAAGCCAGAAGTTGTAATTGACACTTACGTTCAAGGTGTGAGAAAACGGTATGTCAATCCTGTGAGTTTCTTCGGTATTATTTTAACTATAAACGGATTAAACATTTTTATAATAAGTAAATTCTTTAAAAAATATCTTGATGCATCTCAAATGATGGGAAATATCGCTTCTGCTGAAAATGAAGCTACGAGAAAAATCATGTCAATCACATCAGATTTTTCTTTAGAATATGGTTCTCTCTTTTTTTCGCTACTTATACCGCTTGCTGCATTAGTTGGCTTGATCGTTTTTTACAATAAGAAATATAATTATACCGAGCATGTAATACTGTATCTCTATAGCATGTCTGTGTACTCTATACTCTCAGTGGTTTTTGGCCTTCTTGTTTTATTGACCTTACCAAATAAGTATATGTCTTTCGCTATTGTGATGTACATTTTCATTTTTGTTTACCACTGTTATATCTTTAAGCGCTTATTCAATTTAAGCATAAAACAGCTTATCCTAAAAATTTTACTATTTTCAGTAGTGTTCTTTTTCTTTTACATCGGTATTTCAATACTTGTCACAATACTGCTGTTTCTCACAGGTACTTTGAATTTAGAGGATTTTGTTCCGAAGAAAAACTAA
- the rpsT gene encoding 30S ribosomal protein S20 yields MANHKSALKRIRSNEAKRLTNRYQHKTTRGAIKKLRDMESAKEANEFLPQVVSMIDKLAKKNVIHDNKASNLKSNLAKHVATLK; encoded by the coding sequence ATGGCAAATCACAAGTCAGCATTAAAAAGAATTAGAAGCAACGAAGCTAAGCGCTTAACCAACAGATACCAGCACAAGACTACTCGTGGGGCTATCAAAAAGTTACGCGATATGGAATCTGCTAAAGAGGCAAATGAATTTTTACCTCAGGTAGTATCTATGATTGATAAGTTAGCTAAGAAAAATGTTATCCATGATAACAAGGCGTCCAACTTAAAGTCAAATTTGGCTAAGCACGTTGCGACCTTGAAATAA
- the truA gene encoding tRNA pseudouridine(38-40) synthase TruA yields MRFFIELSYNGSAYHGWQRQPNAISVQQVLEESLSTILQETIVVFGAGRTDAGVHASQMFAHFDVDRQLPEALVFKLNSLLPVDIAVHDLFEVKEDAHARFNAQSRSYIYKISVRKNVFNTHFAFSFHKDLNINRMNEACKILFQYKDFQCFSKSNTDVKTYHCKIMEAQWYVKDHELHFQITADRFLRNMVRAIVGTLIEIGVGKLNVEDLHKIITSKDRSEAGFSVPAHGLYLTDIRYPDSIKRD; encoded by the coding sequence TTGAGATTTTTTATCGAATTATCCTATAACGGAAGTGCTTATCACGGTTGGCAAAGACAACCCAATGCAATCTCTGTACAACAGGTCTTAGAAGAAAGTTTATCGACTATTTTACAAGAAACGATAGTTGTTTTTGGAGCAGGTAGAACAGATGCCGGAGTTCACGCGTCGCAAATGTTTGCCCATTTTGATGTTGACCGTCAATTGCCAGAAGCACTGGTTTTTAAACTGAATTCATTATTGCCAGTGGATATTGCTGTTCACGATCTCTTTGAGGTAAAAGAAGATGCCCACGCGCGCTTCAATGCACAAAGCCGAAGTTATATCTATAAGATTTCGGTTCGTAAAAATGTGTTTAATACGCACTTTGCATTTTCATTTCATAAAGATTTGAATATAAATCGTATGAATGAAGCCTGTAAAATCCTATTTCAGTATAAGGATTTTCAATGTTTTTCAAAGTCAAATACAGATGTAAAAACGTATCATTGTAAAATTATGGAAGCACAGTGGTACGTGAAGGATCATGAGCTTCATTTTCAGATCACAGCCGATCGTTTTTTACGAAATATGGTTAGAGCAATTGTAGGAACGCTTATTGAAATAGGCGTCGGTAAATTAAATGTTGAGGATTTGCATAAAATTATTACGTCAAAAGATAGGAGCGAGGCAGGGTTTTCTGTACCAGCACACGGTCTGTACTTAACAGATATAAGATATCCCGATTCCATAAAACGAGATTAA
- the prfA gene encoding peptide chain release factor 1, translating into MLEKLQIVKQRFDEVSDLIIQPDIITDQKRYVSLNKEYKDLRLLMDKREEYIELTDNLKEAESIISEGGDPEMVEMAKMQYDEAKAGIPVLEDAIRFLLIPKDPEDSKNAVVELRAGTGGDEASIFAGDLYRMYTKYCESRGWKVDTVDYSEGTNGGFKEIQFEVTGEDVYGTLKFEAGVHRVQRVPQTETQGRVHTSAATCMVFPEAEEFDIEVDPKDVRVDYFCSSGPGGQSVNTTYSAVRLTHEPTGLVAQCQDQKSQHKNKEKAFKVLRSRLYDLELAKKQEEDAAKRGSMVSSGDRSAKIRTYNYSQGRVTDHRIGLTLYDLQNIVNGDIQKILNELMLAENTEKLKASDEYL; encoded by the coding sequence ATGTTAGAGAAACTCCAAATAGTGAAACAAAGATTTGATGAAGTCAGTGACCTCATCATACAACCCGATATTATTACAGATCAAAAGCGCTATGTATCCCTTAATAAGGAATATAAAGACTTAAGATTACTCATGGACAAACGTGAGGAATACATTGAACTTACAGACAACCTAAAGGAAGCTGAAAGTATTATTTCTGAGGGTGGTGATCCTGAGATGGTAGAAATGGCCAAAATGCAATACGACGAGGCTAAAGCAGGAATCCCTGTCTTGGAAGATGCAATTCGCTTTTTGTTGATTCCTAAAGATCCTGAAGATTCTAAAAATGCAGTGGTCGAGCTACGTGCAGGAACAGGAGGCGATGAAGCCAGTATTTTTGCCGGAGATTTGTATAGAATGTATACCAAATACTGTGAAAGTAGAGGCTGGAAAGTGGATACTGTAGATTATAGCGAAGGCACCAACGGTGGCTTTAAAGAGATTCAGTTTGAAGTTACTGGAGAAGACGTCTATGGCACCCTCAAGTTTGAAGCCGGTGTACACCGTGTACAACGGGTACCACAAACCGAAACCCAAGGCCGTGTGCATACCAGTGCAGCAACCTGTATGGTGTTTCCTGAGGCTGAAGAATTTGATATTGAAGTAGATCCTAAAGATGTTCGTGTAGATTATTTCTGCTCCTCTGGACCAGGCGGGCAATCTGTAAACACCACCTACTCTGCAGTACGATTAACGCATGAGCCTACAGGTTTGGTAGCGCAATGTCAAGATCAAAAATCTCAACATAAAAACAAGGAAAAGGCTTTTAAAGTACTTCGTTCTCGACTTTACGATCTAGAATTGGCCAAAAAACAAGAAGAAGATGCAGCCAAACGTGGTAGTATGGTATCTTCTGGAGATAGAAGTGCCAAGATTAGAACTTATAACTATTCTCAAGGCCGAGTGACCGATCATAGAATTGGGCTAACCTTATATGATTTGCAAAATATCGTTAATGGAGATATCCAAAAAATCCTTAACGAGCTGATGCTTGCCGAAAACACAGAGAAACTTAAGGCCAGCGACGAGTATCTATAA
- the folP gene encoding dihydropteroate synthase yields the protein MTINCKGQLINLSAPKVMGILNLTPDSFYDGGRYNNQDEILQQTEKMLHDGATFIDVGAYSSRPGAAHVSETEELERILPVLHMLLESFPEILISIDTFRSQVAKACINAGACMINDISAGHLDKAMLNTIAQLNVPYIMMHSRGTPQTMQQLTDYEDLVKDILFYFSERIAKARKLGLVDLIIDPGFGFAKTIPQNFELLHKLELLHMAELPILIGLSRKSMIYKTLNTTSEKALNGTTALNMMALHKGAHILRVHDVKEAMECINLSSALN from the coding sequence ATGACCATCAATTGTAAAGGACAACTCATCAATTTGAGCGCACCAAAGGTGATGGGCATTTTAAATCTTACGCCAGATTCGTTTTACGATGGTGGCCGCTATAACAATCAAGATGAAATCCTACAGCAAACAGAGAAAATGCTGCACGATGGCGCTACCTTTATAGATGTGGGTGCCTATAGTTCAAGACCGGGAGCTGCTCATGTTTCAGAAACAGAAGAATTAGAGAGAATACTTCCGGTTCTCCACATGTTGCTCGAGAGCTTTCCTGAGATTTTGATTTCTATTGATACCTTCCGAAGTCAAGTTGCAAAAGCTTGTATCAATGCAGGAGCGTGCATGATCAATGATATTTCTGCAGGTCATCTGGATAAAGCCATGCTCAACACCATTGCGCAATTAAATGTGCCGTATATCATGATGCACAGTCGTGGTACACCTCAAACCATGCAACAGCTTACAGATTACGAAGATTTGGTAAAAGACATCCTTTTCTATTTTTCTGAACGTATAGCAAAAGCCCGTAAGTTAGGTTTGGTTGATTTGATCATAGATCCGGGATTTGGATTTGCAAAAACCATCCCACAAAATTTTGAACTCCTCCATAAACTAGAGCTTTTACATATGGCAGAACTCCCTATTTTAATAGGGCTCTCTAGAAAATCGATGATTTATAAAACCTTAAATACCACTTCGGAAAAAGCGCTTAACGGAACAACCGCCCTTAATATGATGGCGCTACATAAAGGAGCGCATATTTTAAGGGTTCATGATGTTAAAGAAGCCATGGAGTGTATTAATCTTAGCTCTGCCCTCAATTAA
- the cdaA gene encoding diadenylate cyclase CdaA — protein sequence MDKFKFWDFGIIDFIDVFLVAILLYYIYKLVKGTVAINIFIGIIVVYLVWRLTDFLNMFMLHRVFDGFINVGIIALIVVFQPEIRKFLLMLGSTNLSGRGKIFSKLRFLKTESKSENDIIAIISACDKMSESRTGALIVLERNNSLDFLTNTGDEMNIKVTQPIIESIFFKNSPLHDGAIIIENNVVKATRVILPVSNERNIPQRFGLRHRAAIGITEKTDAVALVVSEETGQISYLKSGEFVMFDDIQELTSILDEDLS from the coding sequence TTGGATAAATTCAAATTTTGGGATTTCGGCATCATCGATTTTATTGATGTTTTTTTAGTCGCCATCCTACTCTACTATATTTACAAACTCGTTAAAGGCACTGTTGCCATTAATATTTTTATTGGGATTATTGTGGTCTATCTCGTGTGGCGACTTACGGATTTTCTCAATATGTTTATGCTTCACCGTGTTTTTGACGGATTCATCAACGTGGGAATTATTGCCCTAATTGTTGTTTTTCAACCTGAAATAAGAAAATTTCTGCTCATGCTGGGCTCAACAAATTTGAGTGGTCGCGGTAAAATTTTTAGTAAACTTCGATTCCTAAAAACAGAGAGTAAAAGCGAGAATGATATCATTGCCATTATTTCGGCCTGCGATAAAATGTCGGAAAGTAGAACAGGAGCGCTTATTGTATTGGAACGAAATAACAGTTTAGATTTTTTGACCAATACGGGAGACGAGATGAACATCAAGGTAACACAACCCATTATTGAAAGTATCTTTTTTAAAAATAGTCCGCTTCACGATGGCGCCATCATCATAGAAAATAATGTGGTTAAGGCTACACGGGTTATTTTACCCGTGAGTAATGAGCGTAACATCCCACAGCGTTTTGGGCTAAGACACCGAGCTGCCATTGGTATTACTGAAAAAACAGATGCTGTGGCATTGGTGGTTAGCGAAGAAACGGGACAGATCTCTTATCTTAAAAGCGGTGAATTTGTTATGTTTGACGACATTCAAGAATTAACCTCAATACTTGACGAGGACTTATCTTAA